One window of Haemorhous mexicanus isolate bHaeMex1 chromosome 16, bHaeMex1.pri, whole genome shotgun sequence genomic DNA carries:
- the LOC132334683 gene encoding olfactory receptor 14C36-like codes for MSNSSSISHFLLLALADTWQLQLLHFCLLLGISLAALLGNGLIISAVACGHHLHTPMFFFLLNLALSDLGSICTTVPKAMHNSLWDTRTISYSGCAAQLFLFVFFISAEFSLLTIMCYDRYVSICKPLHYGTLLGSRACAHMAAAAWASAFLNALLHTANTFSLPLCQGNALGQFFCEIPHILKLSCSKSYLRELGVSVFTTSLAFGCFVFIVFSYVQIFRTVLRIPSEQGRHKAFSTCLPHLAVVSLFLSTAAFAYLKPPSISSPALDLLVSFLYAVVPPALNPLIYSLRIQELRAAVWRLMI; via the coding sequence atgtccaacagcagctccatcagccacttcctcctgctggcactggcagacacgtggcagctgcagctcctgcacttctgcctcttgctgggcatctccctggctgccctcctgggcaacggcctcatcatcagcgccgtagcctgcggccaccacctgcacacgcccatgttcttcttcctgctcaacctggccctcagcgacctgggctccatctgcaccactgtccccaaagccatgcacaattccctctgggacaccaggaccatctcctactcaggatgtgctgcacagctatttctctttgtctttttcatttcagcagaaTTTTCCCTgctgaccatcatgtgctacgaccgctatgtgtccatctgcaaacccctgcactacgggaccctcctgggcagcagagcttgtgcccacatggcagcagctgcctgggccagtgcctttctcaatgctctgctgcacacagccaatacattttccctgcccctgtgccagggcaatgccctgggccagttcttctgtgaaatcccacacatcctcaagctctcctgctccaaatcctACCTCAGGGAACTTGGAGTTTCTGTTTTCACTACCTCTTTAGCATTTGGCTGTTTTgtcttcattgttttctcctatgtgcagatcttcaggactgtgctgaggatcccctctgagcagggacggcacaaagccttttccacctgcctccctcacctggccgtggtctccctgttcctcagcactgcagcctttgcctacctgaagcccccctccatctcctcccctgccctggatCTGTTGGTGTCATTTCTTTACGcagtggtgcctccagccctgaaccccctcatctacagcctgaggattcaggagctcagggctgcagtgtggagactGATGATTTGA